In Lactuca sativa cultivar Salinas chromosome 5, Lsat_Salinas_v11, whole genome shotgun sequence, the DNA window GTTATTGTGGGTAAAAAAAAACTAATCTGTTAAAAACAATAAAACACAGTTAGTTGCTATTTAACACgattttttgaacaaaaaacaAAGAAAAGATTTAACATGTGTTTCCAGGTATTCAAAAAGATGAACATAGACTACAACATGAAACCCCTGCAAAACACCTTCTAcctatttcattaaaaaaaaaccaACAACATATGTACAAACTTCCTACCAATCCTGTTATTACAGATCCTTCTTCATTTCACTGCTGTGGAGGTCTTCTGTTAAACAAAGGATTACCATTAGACAAACCCGGCCTATGCCACATACCTTGATTAGAATTGAACCTGcctagtggtggtggtggtggcggcagcGGCAGTGGCGGCGGTGGTGGAAGTGGAGCTGCCATGAAAGTTGGTGGTGGAGAAGTAATGGAAGGTCGAAACGGTTGATAAGAGAATGATGGACGGGTGTCGGGTCGTGGCGGTGGCGGTGGCAGGATAGGAAGGGGTGGCGGTCGTGGAGGGCATAATGGTAAATTGTGGAAGTTGGATGGCGGCATGGGTGGGCACCATTCAGGCAtgtcatcatcattatcatcaaaAAGTTTAGTCTTTTTCGACAACTGCTCTACAGAATTATCCATCTTTTGACAGTTGACCACCACAGCTGCCGCCGCCAGTCTTGAACCAAAGTCAAACTCAGGAAGATCATCAACATCATCCTGAAACGCCCTTTTTTGAACGACCAAATTACAAGTATCAGGAGTAGAATTAGAGGCTGAATTATGGTCAACATCAGTAGCAGTTTCAGTGTTGGAAGTCAGAGGAGGTTCTTCAGGTAAAGAGGGTGGGGAATTTGGAGGTTGTATTGGATGATTTGAATCAGGGGCATTTTTGGTATTTACAGGATTTAGAGGACGGTTTTTACGCCATACAACACAACCGATCATGGAATCCTGTTGCTTGTCATCAAGGACCGACATGCCTTTGAAGAAACCGTATTTGGCTAGAATTGTGATGATGGGGTCGCTGCGTGGACATATGTAAAGATCTATTCCTGATAAAACTTGCGCAAATCCAACCCTTGAACTTTTCTTGTATCCTTTCGCTACCTAAAAAAATTATAAGTCATGAATATATGGTTATTTTGGGAGAAATTTGTGGTCCATATATATGAAAGTGAAACTTACCTCTTTCATGCCTGTTAGCCCAGTGTTGGAAGATCCTTCCTTCCAGCATACTGAGATAACCTACACATCATTATATCAAAACTTTAAGAGAGAAGTAATACATTATGGAATATATGTGTTGTTGTGATGATCATAAGTAAGTAGACTAAAAAATGAAAGCAAGATGACATGTTACCATTAATCCACGGTTGCGTGAGCGAGGAAGATCTTTAACATATTTCTCAAAAGCCTCTAATCTTACTTTTCCTTTCACTTGTATGGATTCAGGCCACTTGTCACAAACCAATTTCTCACCACTACATAATACAAACAACCAATCACACATAAGATAAGATCAAACCCTAACACTAAATAATATCTTCACAAACTCCATATGTAATCATTTCTTGATGTTTACAAGATCTTAGATTCAAGGAAAAAGTTAAATCCCATTTGAACTAATTAAGATTTGTAGTTTGCACATGATAGGTTAAaggtaaaacatgaaaagacctTCTAAAGAAGGCAGCTGCGGATAAAGTGACAGAAGAACTTAGTTGAAGAGATCCCTCCCACAGCTTCTTTGAATCATTTTTCTTGTCATACCCAACTACTTTCTCTTCATCATcattatttatgcttagtattTCATTTTGCTCTGACATCCCTACTACGCTTGtagcattattattattattattatcaagtCCTCCAACTTTTGAATAAGAATCACTCTGTTGCAAGATCTCAACAAGTCTCAAATATTCAGGAGTTCCCATCTCAAGAGGCGTTTTCAAAGGTCCATAATTGGTAGATAGAAACTTTATCAATTCTTGCATATTAGAAGTAGAACCAAGTACAGATTTTTCTGCATCTGTTTTAGAAGCTTCCATGGGGGGCAAAGATTTATGAGCTTCACTTTGGCTAAAACCATTATCTACTACTGGTCGGGTTTCTGATACATTATGATTCTGGTGATGCTTGAAGCTCACTGCTTCTATTATAGAAGATGGTTGGTTATCAGAAAATCCTTCAAGAGATTGAAGCATCATATTCATATTGCCCACATGAGTACcatgtttctcttcccaattatCTTTCAACATAACCCTAAGATAATTGATTTCTAATTTCACCCACAAACTGAAATAGAGAATGAAACTTTGATCAATTCAAGAAAGTATAAATATAAGTAGAAAACAAGGTTTTATGTGCAATGTGGCTAAAGCAGGATGATTATTTTATTGTATTCATATTATGTAAGATAACCAGTTCCCGTCAAACTAGGTGATTACAGATTACGTGAGTTTTGATTTTCATTGAATTTATGTCTTAGGCTCTGTTTCTCTTTTTTCTGAATGTTGTCTATGGATAAGCGGTTGAAAAAGTATTTGAGAATATGATCCCTGATTTTCTTTCTCTATTAAGTGAATAGTGCATTTAGTTAGGAGCAGTGTCCAGtgatatataatttaaaaagtccACATTTCGTAATCAAGTGTTACTAATTTTATTAAATAGTTAAATAGTAACCAAATTTTCACAATTGTTCCATTAAGGTAACTCAAACTCTTTTAACTTACATTTTGCAATGTTTTTCACATGGGAATTACTCAATTGGGTGGAAATTCACAGTAAAGTCCACAAATGACCAATAGGTTAGTTGATTCATGTAGGTGCTAAAATGCACATTCAGTCTCTATTTTCagaaattaactcggaccgtcccttgTTTGTTTAAAACTTACACACTTCGTCCATGTATGTGGTTTTATTgcgaatttagttcagaaaatgACCATCCCCTTATTCATTAGtccctttttttatttattttttatttatttattgttattaattatatttaggaaaaaaaaaaaggtCCATCCCCTTATTCATTAGTCTCTCATTATGAACAACCAACCTCACcctcacaaaaaaaaaatcacaaacacCACCGTTGCCTTTCAACCACCGGCGAACCACCATCGCCGAAGAACTACCCGCCACCACAGCCTCTCTTTCCTCCTCATTTTTCGATCGGATACCCCTTCTTCTCTAATCACCATTTTGTAATCTCCTCCATCGGTCATCATCTTCACCGTGAGCCACCTTCAAACCACTGAGCACAGCTCTTGTCCTGTCGACCACCTTCAACGACCAACAACACAGGCCACAAGGTTTCAAATCGCCGCTTAGGGTTTCACGAACACCTTGGTTTTAAAAAGCGGTGCTTTGGACCGCTTAATGCGCTAGGCGCTCATATGAAAATAAAAATCGCTTTTGAATTAGTAATGCGCTCAGATTCCTTTACTCACCGCTTAAGTCGGCGCTTTTGCCGCTTTTTCCGATTTGGTAAAGCGGCGCTTAATAGTGCTTTTGGTATGCTGGGCTTATTTAATTAGCTGGGCCAGGTTTAGTGTATTTTTTAATTAGATACGTAGGATGTAGGGTTATTAAAATGAGAATCCGTACGTCGCAACACAAAGACAACATCAGTAGGCGGGAAAACGTTTCTTCTTCTCCATATTCCTCTTCGGCCTCCTGCCCTCCTCTCTCCTCTGAAGAGGTGGAAGAGGATATTGGAAGTGATTGTGGAGCCTTTTTTTTATCACCATGTCTGATGCTACTTTTAACTTTTGAAATCGACTTTTGACTTGTGAAATTGATGCCTTATGCAATATGCAGGATATGTTTTTTTaagtatttatatataatttctatatttaattttttttaataaagggCGCTTCGTATGCTCTAAGCGGGCGCTTTCGCTTAGCACTTTTACTCCCAAAGCCCAAAACGCTTTGAGGCGCTTTACGTTATTTAAAACCTAGACAAACACCATCAGCTAGGGTTTAGAGATTGATGATCTCCTTGTTCACATGTGCATCATCGACGCCATCAGAGATGGAGAATAAGAGTCATGTTGTCGTCGAGGGTTTCAAAACCACCACCTAGGGTTTCAGATTCATATATAAGGAATGTGTGGTTTTAGATCGAGGACTTTGGGGTGTTCATGACGGATTTCACTTTAAGGGCTTCAGATCgagcatcaccatcaccatcaccaccaccggtAATCTCTTCTTTTGTCATGTGTTGCCACCACTGGTCGTTTCAAGAGGTTGTACATAGTCTTTGTGAGATTTGTTTTTAGTCGAGTCAAGAGGTGGAGAATCGGAGGTGATGAGACGAGTTTGGAAACAAAATGAAGTGGAGGTGGAAAAGTCGTCGGTGATGATTTGCCTAAGGATTTTGATCGGAGATGTGGAGCTTTCTATTGATTATTGAGAGGAAAGGACATTGGGAAATGGAATGGGGAGGGTGGGTAGTCGgatatattttctttttattttttttataatttaaaaatgataaaaaataaaagaaaattaaaaaagaaattgttaagggtaaaatagtcttttttacGTTCGGAGGGATGAAATGTGCAAATTTTAAACAAATGAGAAACGATccgaattaatttttaaaaatagggactaaacatgcGTTTTGGTACATACACGAGAAATGAATGGTGTAAACCCTTTAATAAATGGATCaccattttcaaaacattagaacAAAGATAAATCAAATATCCTCCTATTTTTTCCTCCTACCCATTTTCCTATTATTTTTTAATGAtgacaaatataataaaattttattaattttattaaatatgacAAGTTTTACTATTTGATTGATTGAAATCCAAATATGTTGCCATGTCCATGTCACCACTCCAACAGGTAACAAGTCAAACTTGGTTACTATTTAAAGACATTTCCATttcattaatttgaaactttttcataAGATGAGTTTTCCATAGACCTTAGTGCTTGAGCTTGAACACACAGACACAAACTGATTtactaaaattttaaaattagtaCATTTTTAGCATTTTGGGTTTTTTCCTTGATTGAAGATGACTAGGAGATGTAAAGTCCTTTTCAGCTAAATGACTTATTTTAGGTTCCTCTATCCTTGAAAAATTACACCCCCTCAACATTCTCCCTTctgttatttttcattttttttttcatt includes these proteins:
- the LOC111881813 gene encoding uncharacterized protein LOC111881813; the protein is MLKDNWEEKHGTHVGNMNMMLQSLEGFSDNQPSSIIEAVSFKHHQNHNVSETRPVVDNGFSQSEAHKSLPPMEASKTDAEKSVLGSTSNMQELIKFLSTNYGPLKTPLEMGTPEYLRLVEILQQSDSYSKVGGLDNNNNNNATSVVGMSEQNEILSINNDDEEKVVGYDKKNDSKKLWEGSLQLSSSVTLSAAAFFRSGEKLVCDKWPESIQVKGKVRLEAFEKYVKDLPRSRNRGLMVISVCWKEGSSNTGLTGMKEVAKGYKKSSRVGFAQVLSGIDLYICPRSDPIITILAKYGFFKGMSVLDDKQQDSMIGCVVWRKNRPLNPVNTKNAPDSNHPIQPPNSPPSLPEEPPLTSNTETATDVDHNSASNSTPDTCNLVVQKRAFQDDVDDLPEFDFGSRLAAAAVVVNCQKMDNSVEQLSKKTKLFDDNDDDMPEWCPPMPPSNFHNLPLCPPRPPPLPILPPPPPRPDTRPSFSYQPFRPSITSPPPTFMAAPLPPPPPLPLPPPPPPLGRFNSNQGMWHRPGLSNGNPLFNRRPPQQ